From a region of the Chloroflexota bacterium genome:
- a CDS encoding rhodanese-like domain-containing protein — translation MAMILATGGCAESVEITQIFKDVTAQEASDLIQQNEGNPDFQIIDVRTPEEFNDGHIENAILIDFYSEDFRDEIARLDREKTYFVYCRSGNRSGQAVDIMAELGFQEVYNLSAGIKEWVEQGFPVVK, via the coding sequence ATGGCAATGATTTTGGCAACTGGTGGATGTGCTGAATCAGTTGAGATAACGCAGATATTCAAAGACGTAACGGCGCAAGAAGCTTCTGACTTAATCCAGCAAAATGAAGGTAATCCCGATTTCCAGATTATTGATGTCAGGACACCCGAAGAATTCAATGATGGACATATAGAAAATGCTATATTAATCGATTTTTATTCCGAGGATTTTAGAGATGAAATCGCACGGCTGGATAGGGAGAAGACTTATTTTGTGTATTGCCGAAGTGGAAATCGAAGTGGACAAGCGGTTGATATTATGGCGGAACTGGGCTTTCAGGAAGTTTACAATCTTTCAGCTGGCATAAAAGAATGGGTTGAACAGGGGTTCCCGGTTGTAAAATAG
- a CDS encoding ATP-binding protein, which yields MGDHDLLKQMVLNVVDNAVKFTPKEGSVEISLSDEEEWAVIKVSDTGQGIPQEHLTHITEPFYKVHTTRRSGSGGAGLGLAIVKQVIDLHGGKLDIQSQVGLGTTVTIKLPLRYV from the coding sequence TTGGGGGACCACGATCTGCTCAAGCAGATGGTACTGAACGTTGTCGATAACGCTGTAAAGTTTACTCCGAAAGAGGGCTCCGTGGAAATCTCGCTGAGTGACGAAGAGGAGTGGGCAGTCATCAAGGTTTCGGATACTGGACAGGGCATACCGCAGGAACACTTAACCCACATTACAGAGCCGTTCTACAAAGTTCATACCACCCGCAGGTCCGGTAGTGGCGGAGCGGGACTGGGTTTGGCTATCGTCAAGCAAGTCATTGACCTCCATGGCGGCAAGCTGGATATACAGAGTCAGGTCGGGTTGGGGACGACGGTCACGATAAAGCTGCCACTTAGGTATGTCTAG
- a CDS encoding Ig-like domain-containing protein — translation MGFSRTLRIIGITIILSLLMAFALASSVQAARSIKLDTASGRVGDKITITGSGFSASTASTDKYVDIYLTVNGNNTSYYIGNQVKTYEKVKAGVWIDQAGNIKTTFNIPSVLDDGSSDKKVEVGTTYYICATREYTSYTNPAVLIQAYAMFTVTSGEISLNPKKGPVDTLVKITGSKFITKKEITIKYDGNKIKIEDGDSKTDSNGKFASIICIPPSTAGIHTITASVDSSEVTAEFTVESDIVLSKQSGEAGTEVTASGTGFGRRKEVEIWFNDNIGVATATTSSTGSFTTKFNVPTGLGPGIKNVDAEDGSNTARTKFTVISPPPPTTIPPIAPTLPHTSLSVSQSTGNIGTSLTLSGAGFKPNGTVTIKYDDKIIATATADASGIFTATFKVPPSKHGSHTITASDGTSAKEITFAVESVAPKTPPPLLPGMGVKVKSPISFDWKDVTDESSPVTYVLQIATDKDFKAGSILLEKTELAESEYILTEKEEPKLAGKRTPYYWRVRAIDAALNEGEWTSVSQFYVAVPFALPSWALYTIIGVAAVLIFAIGYWIGRRTAFYH, via the coding sequence ATGGGATTTTCAAGAACTCTCAGAATAATCGGTATAACCATCATCCTGTCCCTGCTGATGGCCTTTGCCTTGGCGTCGTCGGTCCAGGCAGCTCGTAGCATCAAGCTTGACACTGCCAGCGGCAGAGTTGGTGACAAAATTACGATTACTGGTTCTGGTTTCAGCGCCAGCACCGCCAGTACTGACAAGTATGTTGACATCTACCTCACTGTCAATGGCAACAACACGTCTTACTATATTGGCAATCAGGTTAAGACCTATGAAAAGGTGAAGGCCGGTGTATGGATTGACCAAGCGGGTAATATCAAAACCACGTTCAACATTCCCAGCGTTCTTGACGATGGTAGTTCTGATAAAAAGGTGGAGGTTGGTACGACCTACTACATATGTGCAACCCGCGAATATACCAGTTATACCAACCCCGCCGTTCTCATCCAGGCCTATGCCATGTTTACCGTCACCAGTGGCGAGATTTCGCTGAATCCCAAGAAAGGCCCAGTAGACACGCTGGTGAAGATCACCGGTAGCAAATTCATCACTAAAAAAGAAATCACCATTAAATATGATGGAAATAAGATCAAAATAGAGGATGGCGATTCCAAAACTGATAGTAACGGCAAATTCGCATCCATTATCTGCATTCCACCAAGCACCGCTGGTATCCATACCATAACCGCTAGCGTAGACAGCAGTGAAGTTACAGCTGAGTTTACCGTTGAGTCAGACATAGTCCTCAGCAAACAATCAGGAGAAGCTGGTACCGAGGTAACTGCCAGTGGTACAGGCTTCGGAAGGAGAAAGGAAGTTGAAATCTGGTTCAATGATAACATTGGAGTAGCCACCGCAACGACGAGTAGCACCGGCAGCTTTACCACCAAATTTAATGTGCCGACTGGATTGGGACCTGGCATCAAAAATGTAGATGCTGAAGATGGCAGCAATACAGCTAGAACTAAGTTCACCGTGATTTCCCCACCCCCACCTACAACCATACCCCCAATAGCACCGACGCTACCACACACTTCCCTCAGCGTCAGCCAGAGCACGGGCAATATCGGCACTAGTCTAACATTGAGCGGCGCTGGCTTTAAGCCCAACGGGACAGTCACTATCAAGTATGATGATAAAATAATAGCCACGGCCACCGCTGACGCCAGCGGGATTTTCACGGCTACCTTCAAGGTGCCACCCAGCAAGCATGGAAGCCATACCATAACCGCCAGCGACGGCACCAGTGCCAAGGAGATTACCTTTGCCGTGGAATCAGTAGCACCAAAAACACCGCCGCCGCTACTACCTGGAATGGGAGTAAAGGTGAAATCACCGATATCCTTTGACTGGAAGGATGTTACTGACGAAAGCTCACCGGTGACCTATGTTCTCCAGATTGCCACTGATAAGGACTTTAAGGCTGGTTCTATACTGCTGGAGAAGACAGAGCTTGCCGAATCAGAATATATACTCACTGAAAAGGAGGAGCCAAAGCTTGCCGGTAAGCGAACACCCTATTACTGGAGAGTAAGAGCTATAGATGCCGCCCTTAACGAAGGAGAATGGACAAGCGTCAGTCAATTCTATGTTGCCGTACCCTTTGCCCTGCCCAGCTGGGCATTATACACGATAATCGGGGTTGCTGCCGTGCTCATCTTTGCTATAGGCTACTGGATAGGCAGGAGGACCGCCTTCTATCATTAG
- a CDS encoding HAMP domain-containing histidine kinase, producing the protein MKISLRRQIFLWYSLVIPLIIVGLAFVAQQVMVEGMRTDLDQRLEERTDIVADAIMLGPKLSHEAYDPLVEWLAEQELPYVPAILRVADPKGNVLATFGDIPDPIVPLMDNQLLLPEMSEGRFETIKIRGHEALRLYTISVYDPAAEKTILLIQTGDSLAQVATAQKQLWRYTLAVGIAGSALAIVVGFFLLQQGFQPLDRILSRVREIGSKNLATKIPGESGPPELQELANTLNTMLQRLDTAFKAKEMFIAGVSHDLRTPLAVLQGQIDVMLMQPSVDQENRQSLQRMSTELRRLTRMTNNLLLSGQLESNPTFTPEEIDLRELLNEVVREVGVLAQDLSL; encoded by the coding sequence ATGAAGATCAGCCTGCGCCGGCAGATTTTCCTATGGTATTCTTTGGTTATTCCCCTCATTATCGTTGGCTTGGCATTTGTAGCACAACAGGTCATGGTAGAGGGCATGCGCACAGATCTCGACCAACGCCTCGAAGAGCGGACGGACATCGTAGCTGATGCCATCATGTTAGGCCCCAAGCTCAGCCACGAAGCTTATGACCCTTTGGTTGAGTGGCTCGCTGAGCAGGAACTGCCGTATGTCCCTGCCATTTTGCGTGTCGCTGACCCCAAGGGCAATGTCCTCGCTACTTTTGGCGATATTCCTGACCCGATTGTCCCGCTCATGGATAACCAATTGCTCCTGCCGGAGATGTCGGAAGGACGATTCGAGACTATCAAAATAAGGGGACACGAGGCCCTGCGGCTATACACCATCTCGGTGTATGACCCAGCCGCTGAAAAGACCATCCTGTTGATCCAGACAGGCGATAGCCTTGCCCAGGTGGCGACAGCTCAAAAGCAGCTGTGGCGATACACTCTAGCTGTAGGTATCGCCGGCAGTGCTTTGGCAATCGTGGTGGGTTTCTTCCTTCTTCAGCAGGGGTTCCAACCGCTTGACAGAATCCTGAGCCGTGTACGGGAAATCGGGAGCAAGAATCTGGCTACTAAAATTCCCGGAGAATCCGGCCCCCCAGAGCTTCAGGAACTGGCCAATACCCTGAACACCATGCTGCAGCGACTTGATACGGCATTTAAAGCCAAGGAGATGTTCATTGCTGGCGTCTCTCATGACCTCAGGACCCCTCTTGCCGTACTTCAAGGACAGATAGATGTCATGCTTATGCAACCATCGGTTGACCAGGAAAACAGGCAGAGTCTCCAGAGGATGTCCACGGAATTGCGCAGGTTGACGCGAATGACCAATAACCTGCTGCTGAGCGGGCAATTAGAGTCAAACCCGACATTTACTCCCGAAGAAATTGATCTGCGAGAATTGCTAAACGAGGTGGTTAGGGAGGTAGGGGTGCTGGCTCAGGATCTGAGCCTCTAG